Within the Streptomyces sp. R41 genome, the region CGCCCGTTACACGAAGGACGACTGGAAGCGCGTACAGGCCGAGGTCGATGCCTGGAGCGAGCGCTACGAGGCTCTGATGGCCTCCGGTGAGCCGCCCACCGGCCAGGCGGCCATGGACCTCGCCGAGGAACACCGCCGGCACATCAGCAAGTGGTTCTACGAGTGCCCGTACGAGATGCACCAGTGCCTCGGCGAGATGTACGTGTCGGACGAGCGCTTCAAGGCGTTCTACGACTCCATGCGGCCGGGGCTCGCCGAGCACCTCAGGGACGCGATCACGGCGAACGCGGCGCGGTACGCGCGAGAAGCCTGACGGCGGTACGCGCGGGAAGCCTGAGGTAAGGGGCGTCCGCCTGGGCGGACGCCCCTTACTGGCGTACGTGCGCTGTTCCTCGGACCCGCTCGCTACTCCTTGACCAGGACCACCGCCGTCCCGTACGCGCACACCTCCGTCCCCACGTCCGCCGCCTCCGTCACGTCGAAGCGGAACATCAGCACGCCGTTGCCGCCACGCGCGCGTGCCTGCTCGACGAGTCGCTCCATGGCCTGGTTTCGGGTCTGCACAAGTGTCTTGGTGAGCCCCTTGAGCTCACCGCCGATCATCGACTTCAGACCTGCGCCGATCTGGCTGCCCAGGTGCCGGGAGCGCACGGTGAGGCCGAAGACCTCGCCGATGACCTGCTGGACGCGGTAACCGGGTACGTCGTTCGTCGTCACGACCAGGACGTCCGACTGGGGTCCCTGGCCGCCACCGTATTCA harbors:
- a CDS encoding YbjQ family protein, which gives rise to MGIDEYGGGQGPQSDVLVVTTNDVPGYRVQQVIGEVFGLTVRSRHLGSQIGAGLKSMIGGELKGLTKTLVQTRNQAMERLVEQARARGGNGVLMFRFDVTEAADVGTEVCAYGTAVVLVKE